Part of the Anopheles gambiae chromosome 3, idAnoGambNW_F1_1, whole genome shotgun sequence genome is shown below.
GACCAACGTGCAGGTTTGCAAAGATGTCTTCCGATAGGTCCGCTTGGTTTAAACTAATATCGAGATGCGTATCTTGCGTCGGTTCAGTTTCGTTTGGATGCACTTTTGTATGATCCTGCTCCTTTGGAAGGATTTTCATTGCCGCTGGAACGACCACACACTGGTTGGGCTGTTGGGCTGACGTTTCAAGCACATTTTCATGCTGTTTCTGTTGGGCTGCACCATCCTCTTTGGTGGCAGTTTCCCCATTCTGACACTTCCCTTGCCCTTGGAGTCGGGCACGTTTTGCCTTGGAACTGTCGCTGTGCGCTTTGTCTTGCTTTGTAGACCCTGTAGAGGTGCTTGATTTGCGCAACCTTTTACCACCCTTCTCGAGCATTCGTTTCCGTTTCAATCTCGGTGCCGCTTTTGACGATTTCAAGCTGTCGTTGGTGCTCCTTCGCAGCGGTGGAATCGGTATCTTTCCGTTCACTATTCTGCCCGGTATGAGGTCGATCGATTTGATCGTGAATTTCCCCCGTTTGCCCCGGTACCGGGATGGATTTCCGTCTTGGGCGCGATTTTTCAAGTTGATTTTCGATCGAATGTCCTCATTGCCGACGATCAGCAGCGATGAGGGTGGGGCAACGATCGGTACCTGGACGAGATTGCCATTGTTGGATATTATTACGCTCGTCGTCATTATGGGCGTTGGTAGTAGAGCGGGTGTAACGTTCACTAAAAATTTTTTATCCCTTTTAGTAACAATCTTTCATAATTCACACATGTTTTGACTTACCACCATTACTGGGCGGGATGCCATTGATGTTCCGCAATGTGGGTGGACATGGGGCTGGcatggtgttgctgctggcacTACTGCAGCTGATCCCGCTGCTCTCCGTCCCACTGGTTGGTGGGGGAATACTTTTAACAATACTTAAACCTACCGCCTCCGTGCTCGCTACACTCGCCGGTGGCTGGTTCTCTATCACAGTTCGTTGTTTCTTGGCGGCTGCACCGGCCCGGCGTTGCCGCTGCACCGTCTTTTTATGCCCGTTTCCATTCTCCTTCTCCTCGCTCTGTTGCTGGCTGTCGTCTGCCGCTATCGTATACTTGCATGGTGGAACGGTTATCTTCGCTTTCCGCAGCAGTTCCGCGAGTTCTTCGTTCCGCACTAGCAGCCGCTTCAAGCGTACCTCTTGCTCCTTTACGTGGTCTGCAATGTTATAGGATTGTTGTGTTATCATTTCAGTCGCTTTACGACGGTCAAACGCCCATACCTTTCAGCGGATCGTGGCACTCTTCCACCAGCGTCTTAatctttttttgtagtttattAATGTGCTCAATTGCCCGCTGCAGGATTTCCACCTTGCTGAGCGTTGAGGCTGGCTCATGTTCGGGCAGCAGTCGCTGAAGATCATCGAATGTTTTGTTCAGACGCTCGCGGCGCTCCTTTTCCCAGATGCGATTTTGTCTAGAAGATGTTGTTAACACAACACCGGAACGGGAAAAtcacatcaaaacaaacataggCATTTGTGCAGGAGGCAACACGGGGAAGATACTCACGGTgagggtttcttttttgtcatCCTTTCTTTCTCTACAAGCGGACACTACGGAACGAACGTAACATGTATCCTTAAACATATTAGCGAGTAATTACGCCGTTTACGAAAGCAAAGCACATTTTTAGTAAAATTCTATCTGCAAATTAGTTTAGGCTACGAACTGGAGCTGCGTCCACCTTGTTTGACAGCTTTATTGTTTACGTTCTTTTTTAGCCGCCATATACCGTGCGGCGGCTGTTTCCACGCTTAGCCGCACATGCGTGAACGATTGCATACAATTAGGCGCCGTCTTGTTTGCCAGCCTTTTCAAAATAActgcacatttttttaaaattccgTTACATACACTGATACAAAGGACTTTTTGCACACATAATTTCtattcttttatttgttttcttacaCAACCCATAACATTTAAACATTTCCTTATACAACAAACAAAGCCCTGCGATACCATTTACCCCCTATTCAGTCTTTGCTACTTCGCACAGTCTCCATCAAGGCAAACTCCACGGCGCTGTGATGGTCCAATTGGGATTGTGGGATATACCATTGCACGACCACGACACAGGCACCATGTAGTCTACGATCGAGTCCCCTATGTCGGGACAGTTGCGTCGAGCGTAGTACTCCATGTTGTACAGACTCAGATGCAGTCCATTTCCGATAGACAACACCAACCAAAGCAGCACATTTCCCACATTCTTGCCCAACCGCTTCGTCACAAACATCAGCATCAACCCCAGAAACTCGAACTGCACGAACATTACCGGGTAGAAGAACCGGAACGTAAACGCCAGGATGAGCTCGTGGAACACCGACGACACTGTGAACACAGTCACCGTTGCCAACGGTCGGCAGTTACGAAACACGTGCTCCACACAATCCTTGTACACGTACGTGTACAGCCAATCGTGCACGACCACGTTCCAGGATCGGATATACCCGGCGAACGTGGACTCGTTCCACCAGTCGCGATAGAACATTCGATCGGCGAACCGCAACAGCTCGGCCGCTCCATTCATCCACGCGTGCAGCAGACTGTAGAACGCACACAGGAACGACAACGACCCCGGCATAATGCTACCGAACAGCGATAGGACGAAGCTGCCGGAGCTGATCTTGGCATGGCCAAACTTCTCGAACAGAGGCGCCAGGAACCGTTCCAGAATGAAGCTGATGTAGAACACTACACCGATCACCTCGAGAGCATGTCGAGCAACGACTCGCCAGCGGATCTGCTTCGTGCGCGGATACTCATCCCGGTAGACCAGCGTGGGAGCGAACAGGAAGTAGGCGTACTTCGAAAACGACGGCAGCCCTTGGTAAGTGTCCGGAGAGGTCGGCTTCGAGTCTGCGTGTTTCTTGCCGGAAACGAGCGCTCTCGGAACATTGCTGCGAATAAAGGCATGCGCTTTCATGAGGAAACGAGTCATTTCCATGAGATAGGCCACAGAGCTGGCTGGTGGAAGGTCAAACCAAAGGAGAGCTTTAATGGCTGCAGCAATAAATCCACACTGGTATGACACGAACAGAACTACTGCAGACCAGTCCCACAGCTTCTTCATTGGAGATCCTACAAACGAAAGAAGGGTGCGTTAGAGCACATTATTGAAAGAAGGAATTATGACTTCACTCACCTGCTGTAAAGTTCTTCCGGAACAAGGCCCACATTCGGAAGCATGGATAAAGCAAGAAGGTGGACGTTTgcatacaacaccatagcatCAGGGCGATGTGAAACTTGCCGAAGCCGGCGATGATCGGTCGAAAGCCCAGATTGATGCTGCCCGTGTCCACGAAATCGTGCACCACGGTGTTGAGGAAAAGGATGATCAATATCACGATGAAGATGTGATAAATCGTCTTGATGTGTTTCACTTCAAACAGATCCGTAAGCAGCGAGTTCCGTGGCATAAACACCTTGTCCGGTAGCTTTCCATCCGTCTTGGCGCTCTTTCGATGTCCCTCGTGGCTGGTGGATTTCTCGTTGAACAGCTGTTTGAGCTCGTAGTTCTTGAGATTAAACTGCTTCACCTCGGTGAACAGGTCGTCCACCGCAATGTCCATCTTCCTCTCCACCTCTTTCCCCAACCGATTGACAATATCCTGAAAAGCGACAACCAGGAAGGTGTGGTAACTGTAACACAAACAGATATTGCACATTACCCCGGTGTCTCACTTACGTGCATTTTCTGTTTCATTTGCTCTACGGCCATATCTTTCACCATCTCCTCGCGGTATTCCCGTTGCGCTGGAagaaagaaagggagagaagcACACATGTACATAAAATTCTCACTACGAAAATCCAATAGCAATTCTAACACACTTGCATAACAAGTGGACAATCACACACAGGCGCTCCAAGAAACCATACAAAAGCCCTCTTTTTACGTTCTAACCAGCAAACGAAACATGTGGCATCCCACGCCTACCTCGATTGTTGATGGCATTCTGTACGGTCGATCCGGATGAGCCATCATTGCTCCCGGAGCCAGAACTTTCACTTCCACTGCCAGCATCACTCATTGTTCCTGCTTCTCTTTTCTCCCTCTTTTCGTAACACAAAGAatataaaacacaacacacaacaaggATGGCCACAGTGCAGCTCAGGCCTCGAGTCTCGTCGCTACGACGTCCAATCAACAACTGAATCTGTGAAGCCTTCCGCCACTAGACGAAGCAGGCCGTGTTCTTGTATGAAGGCTGATAGGGAGTAATCGGTTCACATGCGTTCACCACCGGCAGCCGGTCGATTGTGTTGGTGTTAGAGGAAGCGGACGGTTGTCGGACGGAGGCACTCGTTAAGGGCGCCGAGTGCAGCTGTACTTAAGCCAGCGGTATGGTGGACGACGCATGCGCGATTGCTTGTACCGGTGGACGGGAAGTGCCCTTATGTCTCCAGGAGGTGGATTAGTCATCGAAAAACTGACGGAGAATATCTCCAGATAACACAATATAATTGCATCACTACTTCACGTCACGGATATCTAGAGTGGACTTTGGCACACGTCTCCGTTCGTTGTAAATAGATTACAAGTGGTTGTAGTCTTCTAGCGATATAGTAATCAATATTACGCTGGTAAACAAGTGCATGTGACCTTGTGTAGCTAGTAAacggtgttgtatttgtttgattttactTGATAAATCATTCATAACATCCCCAGTAGAAGCATACCATAGATTATGCATCGCATTTGTGGGTCAATCCTTTAGTTAAAAaagtaattcaatttttcttgAAGTCCTATGATCCATAACAAAAGCCATATTGTTGCAAAGGCTGATAGAATCTTGTACGCTAATTAACACAGATGTCAGTTCAAATCATCCCTGGAAGAGATTGGAAGACGAGGAACTCATTTGAGGCTGTCTGCGTTAACGCTCTTACCGTTCTGTCCTTATCTCTATCTatggttgatgtttttttatgggTCACTGGCAACATAAACaatgaatgtttgaaaaatctCTCCTTATTTGTGTTGGACTTTGCACATGCTATTCAAGATATGTTTGATGCTTAGTTCGTTTGGTTTCATCATAATTCAATAACGAAATGGGACACTTATGTTATCTTTCGTTTCAACTGCTCAGTAATCCATCACAGATTGATTTACCACAGAACATAACGTTCTTCTTTTATGTTCCTTAAGAAAACACGTGTTAAGTCATccgttttaatgtgttttttcatGACTAATCCACCTCCTGGAGACATAAGGGCACTTCCCATCCACCGGTACAAGCAATTGCGCGTGCGTCGTCCACCGTACTGATGGCTTAAGTACAGCTGCACTCGGCGCCCTTAACGAGTGCCTCCGTCCGACAACCGTCCGCTTCCTCTAACACCAACACAATCGACCGGCTGCCGGTGGTACCGCATGTGAACCGATTACTCCCTATCAGCCTTCATACAAGAACGCGGCCTGCTTCGTCTAGTGGCGGAAGGCTTCACAGATTCAGTTGTTGATTGGACGTCGTAGAGACGAGACTCGAGGCCTGAGCTGCGCTGTGGCCATccttgttgtgtgttgtgttttatgcTCTTTGTGTTACGAAAAGAGGGAGAAAAGAGAAGCAGGAACAATGAGTGATGCTGGCAGTGGAAGTGAAAGTTCTGGCTCCGGGAGCAATGATGGCTCATCCGGATCGACCGTACAGAATGCCATCAACAATCGAGGTAGGCGTGGGGTGCCACATGTTTCGTTTGCTGGTTAGAACGTAAAAAGAGGGCTTTTGTATGGTTTCTTGGAGCGCCTGTGTGTGATTGTCCACTTGTTATGCAAGTGTGTTagaattcctattggattttcGTAGTGAGAATTCTATGTACATGTgtgcttctctctctttctttcttccagCGCAACGGGAATACCGCGAGGAGATGGTGAAAGATATGGCCGTAgagcaaatgaaacaaaaaatgcacgtAAGTGAGACAGCGTAGTAATGTTCAATATCTGTTTGCGTTGCAGTTACAACACCTTCCTGGTTGTCGCTTTTCAGGATATTGTCAATCGGTTGGGGAAAGAGGTGGAGATGAAGATGGACATTGCGGTGGACGACCTGTTTACCGAGGTGAAGCAGTTTAATCTCAAGAACTACGAGCTCAAACAGCTGTTCAACGAGAAATCCACCAACCACGATGGACATCGAAAGAGCGCCAAGACGGATGGGAAGCTACCGGACAAGGTGTTTATGCCACGGAACTCGCTGCTTACGGATCTGTTTGAAGTGAAACACATCAAGACGATTTATCACATCTTCATCGTGATATTGATCATCCTTTTCCTCAACACCGTGGTGCACGATTTCGTGGACACGGGCAGCATCAATCTGGGCTTTCGGCCAATCATAGCCGGCTTCGGCAAGTTTCACATCGCCCTGATGCTGTGGTGTTGTATGCAAACGTCCACCTTCTTGCTTTATCCATGCTTCCGAATGTGGGCCTTGCTCCGGAAGAACTTTACAGCAGGTGAGTGAAGTCATAACTCCTTCTCAACATAATGTGCTCTAACGTACCCTTCTTTCGTTTGTAGGATCTCCCATGAAGAAGCTGTGGGACTGGTCTGCAGTGGTTCTGTTCGTGTCATACCAGTGTGGATTTATTGCTGCAGCCATTAAAGCTCTCCTTTGGTTTGACCTACCGCCAGCCAGCTCTGTGGCCTATCTCATGGAAATGACTCGCTTCCTCATGAAAGCGCACGCCTTTATTCGCAGCAATGTTCCGAGAGCGCTCGTCTCCGGCAAGAAACACGCAGACTCGAAGCCGCTCTCTCCGGACACTTACCAAGGGCTGCCGTCGTTTTCGAAGTACGCCTACTTCCTGTTCGCACCAACGCTGGTCTACCGGGATGAGTATCCGCGCACGAAGCAGATCCGCTGGCGAGTCGTTGCTCGACATGCTCTCGAGGTGATCGGTGTAGTGTTCTACATCAGCTTCATACTGGAACGATTCCTAGCGCCTCTGTTCGAGAAGTTTGGCCATGCCAAGATCAGCTCCGGCAGCTTCGTTTTGTCGCTGTTCGGTAGCATTATGCCAGGATCGTTGTCGTTCCTGTGTGCGTTCTACAGTCTGCTGCACGCGTGGATGAATGGAGCGGCCGAGCTGTTGCGGTTCGCCGATCGAATGTTCTATCGCGACTGGTGGAACGAGTCCACGTTCGCCGGGTATATCCGATCCTGGAACGTGGTCGTGCACGATTGGCTGTACACGTACGTGTACAAGGATTGTGTGGAGCACGTGTTCCGTAACTGCCGACCGCTGGCAACGGTGACTGTGTTCACAGTGTCGTCGGTGTTCCACGAGCTCATCCTAGCGTTTACGTTCCGGTTCTTCTACCCGGTGATGTTCGTGCAGTTCGAGTTTCTGGGCTTGATGCTGATGTTTGTGACGAAGCGGTTGGGCAAGAATGTGGGAAATGTGCTGCTTTGGTTGGTGTTGTCGATCGGAAATGGACTGCATCTGAGTCTGTACAACATGGAGTACTACGCTCGACGCAACTGTCCCGACATAGGGGACTCGATCGTAGACTACATGGTGCCTGTGTCGTGGTCGTGCAATGGCATATCGCACAATCCCAACTGGACCATCACAGCGCCGTGGAGTTTGCCTTGATGGAGACTGGGCGAAGTAGCAAAGACTGAATAGGGGGTACATTGTACGGCAGGGCTATGTTTGTTAAGTAAGGAAATATTTAAGTGTTGTGGTTTATGTAAGACGACAAATAAAAGAATATAAATcatgtgtgcaaaaaaaaagaaatccttTTTAGCAGTGTATGTAacggaaatttaaaaaatgtcaGAATTTGAAAATGCTGGCGACGACGCCTAATTGTATGCAATCGATCACACTTGTGCCGCGCGCGTACAGGCAGTCTCCGTGTGgctaaggcggcgctctgtTACCTATCGAGCAAGACAACAGATATTTCTTATCAGTTAACTTATTTcaattatatattttaaatgttttaacaTGAATATTTTTGAACGAAGACAAATCATACGCTTGATGGTTGGGTAATCATTCCGATTAGGTAcatcattcattttttatcgGAAAATAAAAGTTTCAGTACACATCGAGCACAATCTTGCTCGTTTGTATCGTTCAATAGCCAACAGAGCGCTGccttactgctgctgctaaaacCGAACGTAAACAATAAAGCTGTCAAACCAGTCGATTTACGATTGTGTCAGTGCAAAAAATAagttcgttttgtttggatAAATTTCTGCCGCATATTTTCACTCAACTTTTTCCGCGACAAATTGGCATGCAATCGTAATACAACTCctaaaacatgaaatttgaGTGATATTTGGTAGTGTGAAATTGTAAACATTAATTCCCCCTCATCATTTATCTAGTTCGATGTAAAGGTGTTTGGtgtaattgttgtttttccatctCCGGTTTAGTGAAAAAATCGCCTTTCGTTTGACCACAAATCGCGCGATTCACTCTCTTGAAAGGTTCGCGTCATCGATTGCCGGCTTTGCTGTTAGCAGCGCGTGCCGTCGCCCGACCGTTTTGTTGTTCCGGCTTATTACCAATCAGGCTCGCGAATGTTGTTACTGTGCGCGTCTTGGGTCGGGCGGTGGTAGAGCGGTGTATAGTATGCTGCTGGCGCGAGCAAACTTTCAGTCATTCGTTCACGTCCGAGCGACACACGCGCGGTGCTGTGGTTACGCGTTGCTTTAGGCGCTCTTTCCGCGCCGATGGTATAACTTGGAGTAGGGAAAAGCATCCATCCCTTCGCGTCTACACACGAGAGGAAGGGTGAAACTAATGTTGCAGAGATTTTGAGCTTGGAATTCACACAAATCGTTCTACAATGAAAATAACACAAAGGTAAATAttataaacatatttttgcatCTTATTCCAGATTGGTGAAAGTACAGAAAATTGAGATAGAAAGTGTTTTGCTTGAGACATCTCTCCGCGATCCTTGAGCTTATTCTGCAATAATTTTGCTTCACCTTCCACAACCTAGAGCCGCTTAGAACGATTAGGTCAAGTAGGCCGACCTGGAACCTGTTTCGCTATGGTTACATGGCGCGCACATTAAGCGGGCCGTGACACAGCTGTTTTACGCCACTTGAAAACTACAATTTCTCATGTGGCTCCTCTCTCCGTTTTGTCGTTTACCGCTTCTCTCGCCGAAGGTCAGCAATCGATATCTTATCAGCGCACCTGGCCGACCAAATATAAACCGTCATCGATAGAGCGtgattgtagcaaaaaaaatgtatactaATTCCCTCTTTCATCCTAATTCCTCTATTAGCTATTCGCCAGAGGACCGTTGGGTGGATGGCAGCACCTGCCTAGAGACGGAGCTATGCCTGCCGGACAATATGATACGCACCGGCACCGAACTGGAATCGCTGCAAACCGGTCCCGTGCTGATCGTCCCGTCCCCGAAGGCGACGCAAGAAACGGTGGATGAAAAGGAAGCGCTAAAGTACGTCGAGCACAAGCGACAGCTCAGCGAACCCTGCTACTACCCCGAAGCAGGGAGCccgaagcagcagaagcaaacgACGTTGGCGGAGGTTGTATCCGTGTCCACGACGAAAGGCGTATTTCATCAGGTGTGTAAATTGCAAAAAATCTCAAAGCCTGGTCGAACTACATGCAAACGGTGTGCCGCCGAACGAATCGCAACATCGATTGTTTGGTGATTTGGTTTGGCTTTGTATTGTTTGCCGTTTAAAACCGGAACCCGGTTGCTTCCGAACTGCACGGAAGCGTTTAATGCGCGGTGCAGTGTAAATAGCGGCCAAGTTGCATGACCGTATCTTAATGCAAATAATTACACCAGAGCAATCACACAGAGCAATAACTTTTTGTTGATGCTGAGGCATAAAGATAGCGTGCCGATTGTTTGCTTACTTTGCATCTGTGTAAACACACTTTCTCGGAGATGTAAAAATCACACCttacagcacacaaacaattcTTGCTGGCGCAGTCGATTAGTCTCACGTAGCATATGCAGCACATTGGCTTATCATTTCCGTTCATTATGCTGCTGCATGCGCTTTTTTGCGCGTTTCAAATTGAGGCCGTTCAACAGAATCAGAGTTACAATGTATGCTTTGTTTGAATTCGGAAGTAGCCATaacagatgatgatgatgatgattgcagCTGATGATGCGGTGTGTAGTGCATCAGCAGCGTCAGCTGTTCGTTATCGTTGCAAACCATCAACCATTACGCTGCAATTGATAGGAGGTGCACGCGAACATCAAACCGTTCAGTTAATTTCTTCTAATGCAAATGCGTAACAGTGTCACCCattgcgatgatgatgatgatgatgatgctgggtTGCAGGGTGGCGCACAACCAATCAGCCTCATTGGTTCGTTGTTTCACAAGCAAAGCTTAATTGCCGCAATCGAGTTCCCGAATCGATGCGCACGTCAAGGACCACTTTATTGTTTTCGATTAAAGCGTGGTATCATGGGCCGCAGTGCTTCGTGCTTCGGACATGCCTTTCTTCCCTTgaacaaacaatcaaactcAAGATAATGTTAGTTtttttagggtttttttttgggggacaTGTTTATGTCCGTGTTGAAATTTAGAACCACGCACAAGGACAAAACCGTTTGTTATTAAAATAGATTCCCCAAAAATGATGCTTTGTCCTTCAAACGATCCTATCTACTTACAGTTACTTCTGACCtcggccgtgctgctgctagcTGCCGGCTGTGGCATGCCAATCGGGTACTCGGCCGTGTTACTGCCCCAGCTGTACGATTCCAACGAAACGCTTGCGATCGACATCGAGATGGGCTCGTGGATCGGTATGTTTTACGTTAACTGTCCCAAAAACCGTACTTTTGATGcaatttttgcttccttttttgcagCAAGTGTCCACAGTCTGGCCACTCCGATCGGTTCGTTCGCCTCCGGCCCGATCATGGACCGCTGGGGTCGTCGGCCAGCTATTCTATTAGCGATTGTACCGCTATTCGGTGGTTGGGTACTGCTTGCCACAGCTTCCTCCcactttctgctgctgctcgggcgTGTTGTTGCAGGAATTTCCGTAGGATTGACAGCCGCGCCGGCACAGGTAAGAACAGCATCAGCCATTGctctttttttccaaaaataacTTATCGTTTCTCTCCTCCAAAACAGATTCTGCTGGCAGAAATAGCCGAACCGCGGTTGCGTGGCCTCCTCATCGGTGCTCCGTTTGTGTCGTACTCGCTCGGCATCCTGCTCGTGTACGCGCTCGGCAGCCAGTTCCACTGGCGGGAGGTAGCCTGGGGTGGCACCGTCCTGCCGCTGCTCTCCTTCGTTGCCCTGTTCTTCGCGCCCGAGTCGCCCGTGTGGCTGGCGCGCAACAATCAACCGGACCGGGCCGCAAAAGCACTGACCTGGCTGCGCGGCTGCCCCGTCCAGGCGAAGCAGGAACTCCACCAGCTGACCGAGCGGttcgagcaggagcagcagcagcacaaccgACGTCCGCAAAACTTTTGGCGCTCGCTCGGCGAGCTGGCCATCGTTAAGccgctcatcatcatcaacgcgTTCCACGTGCTGCAGATCCTTTCCGGCACCTATCTCGTGGTGTTCTACGCCGTCGACATCATCTCGGATATGGGCGGCAGTGACATCAACTCCATCCAGGCGGCCGTGCTGACGGCGATCGTGCGCCTTGCCTTCACCTTCCTGTACTGcttcctgctgctgatgatgcctCGCCGCCTAATGGTGACGCTGAGCGGTCTCGGATCGGGGCTGAGCTGTGTCGCTATCGCTGCGTTCATGTACGTTCGCGCCGGCGAACCGAAAACCCCGCTCGACACGTACGTCGCGGCAACGCTGATACTGATCTACATTGGGGCGAATACCGGCTTCATGACCATGCCCGGCATAATGATCGGCGAGCTGCTGCCGGCCAAAATCCGCGGCCAGATAGCGGGCTATCTCTTCACCATCTTCAACCTGCTGCTGTTTGGCGTAGCGAAAGGGTTCCCGTACGCGAAGGCGGCCCTCAAAACGCAGGGTCTGTTCCTGATGTTCGGCATCGCATCGTTCGCTgcctcgctgctgctgttccttcTGCTGCCGGAAACGAAGGGCCGCTCGCTGCACGACATCGAAGACTACTTCCGGCAGCGCAACTGGCTCTGGATGAATCGGAAGCGAGCTCGGGACGAGGAGCAGCAATCTGGCGTCCACCACGGTGGAGAGGAAGGCAAGCCGCTGTCGAACGAGTGATCGTGTGCCATGTGCCAACGTGTGCGGACAGCGGACGTGTATGTGAGGGAGAAAATCATTTGTATGTGATATTTTACCGTAGTGCTTAAGGGCCATCCTACATTAATTCGGTAGTGAAAGATCCACACACCAGCAAAAACGCTGTGCACGGGGGGTTTGGATCATTTCTTAATGCATTCCATATAATCATTCATTCCATtgagtgtacgtgtgtgtgtgtgagtagaaAAAAGGGTATTAAAGTAGAAAATGCTGCACCAGCAATTACCTTatcaaaaatgcatttttttcgtgCGACGAATGCTCTACTTTCAATTCAAACTCGAAATGGCTTAGAATCTGGTTCTGCTGTTCGTACCCTTCGCCGTTGGCATCACTCGGTACTGGAATGGACGCCACGGACGTACCTGCGGTACCATGGCCGGCTCACAGTTGGGAAAGTAGGCCGAAAACGTCTGCCGGAATCTGTCCGGCCCGGAATGGTACGGCACCATGCTCGTCCACCAGATGCGTCCCTCTTGTATTTGAACGTTTTTAAACTTTCGGTAAAATTTGTACATCAAACTGGCCGCCTGCAAAACGGGAAGTTACATTAATCTGTTTTTAAACGGACAGTGCCACATACCGTCGTTTCCAGCTTGGTTTTGTAGTTCCAGTTAACCTGCAGCTGCAGTCCAGTATCCTTGCGCGATGGCCAGCGCACGGAAGTGGCACGCGGTATGAGATAGTTCCAGAAGTGTTTGCTTTCCAGCAGCGCAGCTTCCCTTTCCCGCGGATCGATCGGCACGTCGTAGCGATCCCGAATCCAGGCCTGCAGGATCGGTAGCCGATCGACGCAAGGGAAGGTAGCTAACAGGTACATTGGATTTTCGGTTAGCCGGCGAAGAGCGCGCTgttaaagaattaaaaaaaaaagtgttgggATAGGGCAGAACAGGCGATGAAACCCCTGTCATTACCTTCAACAGATCCTGTAGATCGGTCCCATCGGTCGCCTCGATGTATTTAACGTCCAGCGGATCCGTCGTCACCGATGGCGATTCGTGGTCATCATCCGTTGCCTTGGTCCGTTCCTGCCAATGTTTCACCTCTTCTTCCCACGTCATCTTGGCAAACCGCTCGATCGCTTGGTCAATGTCCGTGTCCTTAATCCGGCCGGTTTGGTCCACACCGAGCGCACGCTGTATGGCACACTTGATCGGACACGTGGGCTCAACCCGCTCATCTCCGTAAAATATTGTATCATGATCAAACTCGTACGGAACTGGTTTGTCGCAGAACTTAAAGTAACGCTGGTCCACATTGGCCATCGACTCCGGTACCAGCGTGTCCGAACCTTCCGACTCTGTGCAGTTACACTTTTGTCCCTTCAGCATCTTCTTCTGCACTTCGAAGCGCTCCCAACACTCGGGACAATCGCTGGTCGGTTCCAGGA
Proteins encoded:
- the LOC1280475 gene encoding sterol O-acyltransferase 1 isoform X2, encoding MMAHPDRPYRMPSTIEDIVNRLGKEVERKMDIAVDDLFTEVKQFNLKNYELKQLFNEKSTSHEGHRKSAKTDGKLPDKVFMPRNSLLTDLFEVKHIKTIYHIFIVILIILFLNTVVHDFVDTGSINLGFRPIIAGFGKFHIALMLWCCMQTSTFLLYPCFRMWALFRKNFTAGSPMKKLWDWSAVVLFVSYQCGFIAAAIKALLWFDLPPASSVAYLMEMTRFLMKAHAFIRSNVPRALVSGKKHADSKPTSPDTYQGLPSFSKYAYFLFAPTLVYRDEYPRTKQIRWRVVARHALEVIGVVFYISFILERFLAPLFEKFGHAKISSGSFVLSLFGSIMPGSLSFLCAFYSLLHAWMNGAAELLRFADRMFYRDWWNESTFAGYIRSWNVVVHDWLYTYVYKDCVEHVFRNCRPLATVTVFTVSSVFHELILAFTFRFFYPVMFVQFEFLGLMLMFVTKRLGKNVGNVLLWLVLSIGNGLHLSLYNMEYYARRNCPDIGDSIVDYMVPVSWSCNGISHNPNWTITAPWSLP
- the LOC1280475 gene encoding sterol O-acyltransferase 1 isoform X1 — its product is MSDAGSGSESSGSGSNDGSSGSTVQNAINNRAQREYREEMVKDMAVEQMKQKMHDIVNRLGKEVERKMDIAVDDLFTEVKQFNLKNYELKQLFNEKSTSHEGHRKSAKTDGKLPDKVFMPRNSLLTDLFEVKHIKTIYHIFIVILIILFLNTVVHDFVDTGSINLGFRPIIAGFGKFHIALMLWCCMQTSTFLLYPCFRMWALFRKNFTAGSPMKKLWDWSAVVLFVSYQCGFIAAAIKALLWFDLPPASSVAYLMEMTRFLMKAHAFIRSNVPRALVSGKKHADSKPTSPDTYQGLPSFSKYAYFLFAPTLVYRDEYPRTKQIRWRVVARHALEVIGVVFYISFILERFLAPLFEKFGHAKISSGSFVLSLFGSIMPGSLSFLCAFYSLLHAWMNGAAELLRFADRMFYRDWWNESTFAGYIRSWNVVVHDWLYTYVYKDCVEHVFRNCRPLATVTVFTVSSVFHELILAFTFRFFYPVMFVQFEFLGLMLMFVTKRLGKNVGNVLLWLVLSIGNGLHLSLYNMEYYARRNCPDIGDSIVDYMVPVSWSCNGISHNPNWTITAPWSLP
- the LOC1280474 gene encoding sterol O-acyltransferase 1, with protein sequence MSDAGSGSESSGSGSNDGSSGSTVQNAINNRAQREYREEMVKDMAVEQMKQKMHDIVNRLGKEVEMKMDIAVDDLFTEVKQFNLKNYELKQLFNEKSTNHDGHRKSAKTDGKLPDKVFMPRNSLLTDLFEVKHIKTIYHIFIVILIILFLNTVVHDFVDTGSINLGFRPIIAGFGKFHIALMLWCCMQTSTFLLYPCFRMWALLRKNFTAGSPMKKLWDWSAVVLFVSYQCGFIAAAIKALLWFDLPPASSVAYLMEMTRFLMKAHAFIRSNVPRALVSGKKHADSKPLSPDTYQGLPSFSKYAYFLFAPTLVYRDEYPRTKQIRWRVVARHALEVIGVVFYISFILERFLAPLFEKFGHAKISSGSFVLSLFGSIMPGSLSFLCAFYSLLHAWMNGAAELLRFADRMFYRDWWNESTFAGYIRSWNVVVHDWLYTYVYKDCVEHVFRNCRPLATVTVFTVSSVFHELILAFTFRFFYPVMFVQFEFLGLMLMFVTKRLGKNVGNVLLWLVLSIGNGLHLSLYNMEYYARRNCPDIGDSIVDYMVPVSWSCNGISHNPNWTITAPWSLP